A portion of the Nitrospira sp. genome contains these proteins:
- a CDS encoding type I secretion system permease/ATPase: MTPASPNSHPQEPVSSSSFPVEDTGLMCLLIMARFHDVPADAAQLRHQFGRSGSPFTDIDILRAAKHLGLKAGLHRAQWTRLPGTPLPAIAKRVDGRYVVLAKIEGDNALIQDPVLGRPLVLLREEFESGWTGELLLFTKRAHRRIQDVKFDLTWFIPAIVKYRKLLGEVLLASFFLQLFALLTPLFTQVVIDKVLVHRGFTTLHVLAIGMIALAMFDAALGGLRTYLFSHTTSRIDVGLGAQLFRHILGLPLAYFEARRVGDMVARVRELEHIRQFLTSNSVTVVLDLFFTFVFLVVMWFYSPMLTMVVMASLPFYAFLSMTITPAIRARLHEKFNRGADSQSFLVEAVSGIQTIKALAVEPPLLRAWEEQLAAYVRASFRAAVLMTGASQTASCIQKITVVAVLWVGAYRVIDGDLTIGQLIAFNMLSAQVTGPLLRIVNLWQEFQQVGISLQRLGDVLNTQVEASHSANRTALQSLRGQVAFEEVSFRYRPDATEVLRNVSFSIAPGQMIGIVGRSGSGKSTIAKLIQRLYVPERGRILVDGVDVAQVDPTSLRRQVGVVLQENFLFNRSIRDNIALTDPGIGVEQVIQAAKLAGAHEFILELPEGYDTLVGEQGCSLSGGQRQRIAIARALVADPRILVFDEATSALDYESEAVIQRNMARICKGRTVFIIAHRLSAVRQAQRIYVVASGEIVEDGTHDDLLGRNGSYARLCRIQDGRLELGI; encoded by the coding sequence ATGACGCCGGCGTCACCAAATTCACATCCTCAAGAACCGGTCTCGTCCTCGTCTTTTCCGGTCGAGGACACCGGCCTCATGTGTCTGCTCATCATGGCGCGCTTTCATGACGTGCCGGCCGATGCGGCGCAGTTGCGCCATCAGTTCGGCAGGTCCGGATCTCCGTTCACCGATATCGATATTCTGCGCGCTGCCAAACATCTCGGACTCAAGGCCGGCCTCCATCGGGCGCAATGGACCCGTCTGCCGGGGACTCCGCTCCCTGCAATTGCGAAGCGAGTCGACGGCCGGTATGTGGTCTTGGCCAAGATCGAAGGCGACAACGCGTTGATTCAAGACCCGGTGCTGGGGCGCCCGCTGGTCCTGCTGCGCGAGGAGTTCGAATCGGGTTGGACCGGCGAGCTGCTGCTGTTTACGAAGCGCGCTCATCGTAGGATTCAAGATGTGAAGTTCGATCTCACCTGGTTCATCCCGGCGATCGTGAAGTATCGCAAGTTGCTGGGCGAGGTGCTCCTGGCCTCGTTCTTCCTGCAGCTGTTCGCCCTCCTCACGCCGCTCTTTACTCAAGTGGTCATCGACAAGGTGCTCGTCCACAGGGGTTTCACGACATTGCACGTCTTGGCGATCGGCATGATCGCCCTGGCGATGTTCGACGCGGCACTCGGGGGACTGCGCACCTATTTGTTTTCGCATACGACCAGCCGCATCGATGTCGGCCTGGGCGCGCAATTGTTCCGTCACATCCTGGGGCTCCCGCTGGCGTACTTCGAGGCGCGGCGCGTCGGAGATATGGTCGCGCGGGTGCGCGAGCTGGAACACATCAGGCAGTTTCTCACGAGCAATTCCGTCACCGTGGTCTTGGATCTGTTCTTTACGTTCGTATTCCTCGTGGTCATGTGGTTCTACAGCCCCATGTTGACGATGGTCGTCATGGCCTCGTTGCCGTTCTATGCGTTCTTGTCGATGACGATCACACCGGCCATCCGAGCCAGGCTCCATGAGAAATTCAATCGGGGCGCCGACAGCCAGTCATTTCTCGTGGAAGCGGTGAGCGGTATCCAGACGATCAAGGCCCTTGCCGTCGAGCCGCCGTTGTTGCGTGCATGGGAGGAACAGCTCGCCGCCTATGTGCGGGCCAGCTTTCGGGCGGCCGTTCTCATGACAGGAGCGAGCCAAACGGCGTCGTGCATTCAGAAGATCACCGTGGTCGCCGTGCTCTGGGTCGGCGCCTATCGAGTGATCGACGGGGATCTGACCATCGGCCAATTAATCGCCTTCAATATGTTGTCGGCCCAGGTTACGGGCCCGCTGCTCCGTATCGTGAACCTTTGGCAGGAGTTCCAGCAGGTCGGCATTTCACTCCAACGGCTGGGCGATGTGCTGAACACCCAAGTGGAAGCCTCGCACAGCGCCAATCGGACCGCGCTTCAGTCGCTGCGCGGACAGGTCGCCTTCGAGGAAGTCAGCTTCCGGTATCGTCCCGACGCGACTGAAGTGTTGCGCAACGTCTCGTTTTCGATCGCGCCGGGACAGATGATCGGGATCGTCGGACGGTCAGGATCCGGCAAAAGCACGATTGCCAAGTTGATCCAACGGCTCTATGTTCCCGAGCGCGGGCGCATCCTCGTCGATGGCGTGGACGTGGCACAGGTCGATCCCACTTCATTACGCCGGCAGGTGGGTGTCGTGCTCCAGGAAAACTTCCTATTCAATCGCTCGATCCGTGACAACATTGCCTTGACCGATCCCGGGATCGGGGTTGAACAGGTGATCCAGGCGGCCAAGCTGGCCGGGGCTCATGAGTTCATCCTCGAACTGCCGGAGGGTTATGACACGCTTGTGGGAGAACAGGGATGTTCCTTGTCCGGCGGGCAGCGTCAGCGGATCGCGATCGCACGAGCCTTGGTCGCCGATCCGCGGATTCTGGTCTTCGACGAGGCCACCAGTGCGCTCGACTACGAATCGGAGGCGGTCATTCAGCGAAACATGGCTCGGATCTGCAAGGGGCGGACTGTGTTCATCATTGCACATCGATTGAGCGCGGTACGGCAAGCCCAACGCATCTACGTCGTGGCAAGCGGGGAGATCGTCGAAGACGGCACCCACGATGACCTGCTTGGGAGAAACGGTTCCTATGCGCGACTGTGCCGGATTCAGGACGGGCGGCTGGAGCTGGGCATCTGA